The DNA window ctgagtttagttttttaatgacttctgctggtggtgtgcctccgcattttttcaacgcaaaaagagtgccttggctcaaaaaaggttgaaaaacactggtctagagtgtagctgggataggctcactGCCTCACAAATTAAAACTTCAACTATGCAGACGTTTCAACAATAAAACAATGAAGAAACAGTTCAGCTTGTCTTACCAACTGGGTTGCTGGGGTCAAAATGGAGAGCGTTGTCTGTAGTTGTTGGCGTTTCTATATCACTCTTCTTTTCTGTGATTGTTGGGTTCTCAGACACCTCATGCTTTACTGTGTAAGACAGAATAAATACTTCATATATGTTTAGGGTCCATGCACACGGAACACATTAAGCGAAGGACAGGAAGAATAAGTGCCTCATGATGTAGTCCTCGATAactacagggtttcccacacattcatttatttgtggcggcccgccacgaaagaattatgtccgccacaaataaaaatatatatatatattttttgtcctctccagcttctcaggcaaatcatatagttgatgtagatgcccatatcggcagttcagatttactttacaaaagagaagtgtaggatacttctcttgttgccttatttgtatttgactttatgaaatgtatttatattagaaacacaacatgtgtgtataacaaagggtgcaaagtctgcaggcagtaggaaacacatggttaagtgtagggagtaaaactgatggcagtctaaagttcaagatttttggagctctttgttcagtggatcagatgtttgatgaagctctgtgtctatctaccaccactactgttttctgtttatttgttactgactgtggcaggacacctctgcctctgtttcactttatgttgctggtaaataatatggttgtagttaaaaaagttaaattatttagtatgcactaattaaaggggcagagctttgagacattttagcttttatattttataagatatattttttgtaagaaccacaattaataaatatatttcagtgaataacttattgttcaaatctgtatataaatatgtacataaagtgttgtaattattgtaaaatggatggatggacgtttaaaacaaaactgttatcattaattagtaagtatacattttttttagcctttttagagaaaatccaatcattgtagtaaattatgcaaattactcgattatgtcatggtaaccacgcccatagccacgcccccaccgccacaggtatcttggcagtttatgggaaacactgaactacGTTGTAGCAAAGTCTGTGGCTAGCGGCAGCAACGACCCCAGTGAAATACATAAACGGACAAAGACAAGTGCAGCTTGTCCAGTGCAACACTGAAGACATTTTTTGTGTACTTTCGTTTGGACGTCAACATAACATTTTTGGTTTCAGTTTTGGTTGTTGAAAAATTATCTATTGCTTACACATTTACTAGTAACTTTGGCCAGAGACAAAAAGGAGAATGGTAGATAAGGATTTTTTAACCCACTGCAGTTAATTTGATATCATTTTCCTCCATTTGTGCATAGTTGTGATTAGATTATTCTGTATTCATGATATTTTCTACAGTACAACTATCAGATGCTATGGTCATTTGTTTGAATGTCTCCTTTCAGTGGCTAACaatgtaaaaaaactaaactaactaAAATGCAGTAGATTTGGTAAAATCCAGCTGccctgctttattttgaaaaaggagcgacaggaagtcactgtgtgcaTGTTTTATGCTGTGTAACTGCTTAGTGATGATGACtaagttaacaatactacaacacaaacataaactaattacattttatatagacaattgcgatgcatctaaaaatgtattatttcccccacctctaacacacacgcacatacacacaatacttACAATGTcacaatatgaacattttatcATGGTTATTGTGAGAAAATTTTTTTCGGTTATCATTATCGCGATACATATAAATTTGCTATAAACTTTACTTTAacggaaatcttttaaccaagtttcatTTAAAAAAGAACACATTCAAATGTATGAATGTAGCTCAAGTAGAACATTTAATGTGcacatgaaagcaacacaagcattataaacaaagtaatatggcagaaacaaaataacaaatatatacaatttatgtgaaaattgtgcaaggTGGCACCcgatggccataagacgtaactgcactttttttcaaTATAGATAAGaatagtgttcatatatgaggtctagtcttacacatagggctgcacgattatgggcaaaataataattaagattattttttatcaatattggaatcaggattattcattatgtttggtaaaacagtgttggggtgtgaacgtgacGCCATCGTGTAATTTGTAATATTTAATAAAAAGGTTCGATAATTTGCTGCCTTTGTCTTCTATTGACATCTCGGCAGAGTCTGCACCAGCGGTGGCAGCAATATCTTCCTCAAAATGGAGTCTCGCATGACTAGATTTTACGAGAATTACGGCTCATgacgcaaaacaccctttaatggaaacacctACAAGTTGCAGATACACTTTAACAAAATGTTTGAAatatatcgcttttattttgcgaaaaactGCAACAAAAAGTGTATCTGGACACCAGCAAAGCCTACAAGCATGTTCTAGGCTTAAAATATGTGCCTATTGGCAGATCTGTTTATTGGTTTCCAGGATATGAGGGCACTGATGTGTCAATGCAATCATTTGTCCTAATACTTTCAGGATCTACAAGGTAAATCCCAAGAATCGACTGGTTGTACACCCCCTGAtaatattactatttttttttaaagactaagTATAGAGTTAGATATTTTTTGTTAATATACTTCAAACACAATAATTTTAAATGCAACCATACACAGTAAAATGAAAAACCTTACCTGGCTCCTGAGATGGAATGCTTGTCTCTTTGTCCTCTGTTTTTTGCATCTTTTCCTCTTCTTTATTCAACATCATGGTCACACTCTCCTTTCCAGGGCTGCTATCCAGGGTTGCCGTTTTATCTTCCTTTCCTTCTGCAGCTTTAATTTCTGCAGTCATACCCATCTCTGTAGTGGGACCATCTGATAACGAATTATCAATGACAAGTTTACTTTTTGAGAAAGATGTTTGAAGAGGCTCAACTTTAAGAACTAAATGCATAGGTTTTATAACATTTGCACAACGGTTAATAATACATCTTAACCCCTTAGCATTCCGTaatctattattttttatttaaacacctAAAAATTTAAATGTAATGTTGTTGTTGAACATTTTCTATCTATTATCTTTTCTTCTTAAGTTTTGTAAACCTGTGCTTTTAAAATATCTACTTTGGTGTATCATAGACCAGAAAATATGAAGGGGCCATAGCTTGAGCATTTGCCAACTTTTTTTCAAAACTGACAATGATATATTAAGTATTATTATATGAATTGACTGTGTTGGCATGTCAATGTAATCTGCCCAAGGCTTTCGGAGTTAGGAATTCTTGCCAGAtttaggccttgttcacactgcaggtcaattgcTATTGTTTTTGCTCATTTGTgacctgtatcagattttttcatgtcaaagTAAACAGTGCAATTCCGACTTTTTCAAATCTGACCCAAACCTCTTTCGTATGTGAATAGAAATCAGATACGTATGTGATGTGACTGCAGTCTGAACACTCCggtcgcattcatccgaccaaaatgtcatcaaaaagtgatGAGTCATAATTATACGCCAAAGtagactatttaaaaaaaaaaaagtcaacaaatgagcagaaaataatatgttttaggaactcgtGTCAATGTTCCACCAGCTTCCCACACACTTTTCGGAGCAGACATTGAAGGAAATATCCCGCAAACTGTGAGAGTCTTGCCCTATTCtgggggtgcccacactttttcagcaggcgagctacttctcaaatgaccaagtcgaggtgatttaCCTCatcttcaaatatatatatatatatatatatacatatatatatatacatatatatatatatatatatatgtatatatatatatatatatatatatataatttacatctatatgtatatatatttataactaatatttatttatttatgacagaTGTTTTTGTCAACATgtaaaaggtgtttaataaaaatacaagcatgtttaacatgtatcatgttgtaattgtatgcatgtttgcaataaactcaaaccataacatAGAttactttctttcatgaagacaagaatataagttggtgtattacctgattccgaggacttgcattgattggaatcagacaggattccCAGTAGCGCTgccaacttccacattttcaaatttacactatgtaggtaaaaaaaagtcctcctttctgtcctataccacatgaaagtggttggtttttggcatcttatttgtccgaaTTTCACATTTGTTttcatacactttacaagaaatacattgacggcaaactatgtagcttgctagcttgttcaCGCTAGCTttttgagactcttattttgttagcacaggcaggatAGAGCAGCACTTTTATCGTGAAGACAGGAattgtgcggtcggtctttagggttttgacagcaggtgcggtgcgagagtctgttgaaataaaaatagtTTCTCGCCTTCCCGTCACTCGTTTTTTCCTTAATATTGAGCTCGCAGCACCCAtcatcatctcacaagatcctcggaTGCTGCAAAAGTGAAGATTAATGATCGCtgatttttaggactattttttttaatgccaggctggcgatcgactggcacaccctcgcgatcgacgtaatgggcacccctgccctATTCCTTCCTAATCTTCTATGCgcaataatttggttcagaaaatgaaaacatttaattGACACAAGTGTGTCAGGACTGAGACCTAAGAGAATTGAAGCCGTGTTTACTTCTGTAAATACTGCAGCACGGGGGACTTCATGTCTGCGTGGAGGACAGATTGCGTTCACATTAGACgtcgcaatttttttttaaaagatcggatttgacaaaaaaaaaaaaaaaaaataattggacataccctgcagtgtgaatgaAACTTTAATCTGtaataccaaaaataaaaaataaattggacataattaaaaaaataaatttttaaggCTGACTTTTGCAGAAAAGTTAGACATTGTAAGGAGAGGTAAAGCGAGTTAACCTGCCTCTGCAACCCCGGAAAGGGTTTGTTTGCCACTTCTAGACCAGCACTTACGTGTGATGTACTTAAAGTACCAGTGGAGTGGGGAAAACAAGtttcctctatattgaagctattatcatatatatcttatttatgacacctaaagacttcCTAAGTTTGCTCATAAATAGATATAATCAAAATagcatcaatctcacagagattcccgagccattttgagagataatgaggaagccagtcacatgaTCGCGTGACGTAGAGGTATCGTCGACGCCATCCCTTCCCCAACAAAAAAATgccaatcatgcagactttgtgagaaccAACAACTATTGCTTTAagcaaaattatgatccagagcATCATATTTTGGatgctgaatataaggaggatgagcgcaaagttttagaagctctgctaaaaaaaatccagctttagtaaaacactaagcatcatgtagcagtattgctaagtgctaaacaagaaatacaaactacaaacataataaaacgatagctTACTGAAAAATGTCTGCTCTTACTCCGATGACGACTGATAAAACGtgcatatcttcccgtttagatgaacaattaatcatgatgcacatgaagggttaacaaggaaaagtctccaTGCTACAAGTGGGGAAAATAATGGCTTTTTAgaagcatcgcaattcggacatggacgattataaaatcgacgAGTAAACGTCAATATTCGATAATCGGTTTATTTACTGGAAATAAAGTAATTCAGACAGTTTGAAaacttggctgactgcagcgagcctgatcacagagagatccgaccagttatcatagggcacttatgttccaattTTGCAAACATTTAAATGCATTTAATAATTGTGATTGGAATTTGCTATTACAAATGCTTTgtatttaaaagttgcaagtgatgaacgcttatttagtgaaacgaaaagaaatgtaaaactgtatctatatacataaataaaagttGCATCAATTATcgatttttaatctcattgtaatCGAATAGTGAGATTGCCAAAGATTCCCAACTTTACTCCCTTTATGCCGACACCGTCTTCagttgtgtgtttgtctccatctctgggtataaattgaatgtcacagatgcaCACAATTTATAGATTCAAGGCTAAATCTTCCtgttatccagatgagaggcatgttttataatctagaataactctGACGAGTCAAGACGCAATGATGCTggagcagcaggacatcgctGCCGGCTTACAGTAAAGGCAGCAGAGGGCTACGCTGTTTGTATCATTGTGCCACTAAAAAACACTTTTTCTGCATTACCTTATAATAACATCgctaataattggttaatattcaggttacgatatgtataaagagtattgttggcaggttttggatggttatttaaagGTTTTTGTGGGTGAAATTTACTACATTGTTTGcggactttttatgtatttatttacgacttagaatgcattaaaaaaaaacttgtgttaATGTCTTATATAAagattgtgaataatagacagCACATCCCTGTCTAATGTTTGCGTATTTTCAGTGTGACTGATCTGATAATGTGGTCAGAGTGCACGTCAATCTCCGGAAATAGCCGAAGGTCTTCAGGGCGTAATATTCAAAATGGCggattgtggcattttgtgattatTGAACAGTGTttttacatactttgcggatCGTAAATacgattggatatggtttaatggatacgatgaaacacaattaagcaaataaagtcaacttgtttttccactctactggtactcaattttttttaaaatgtttttgtcacgCTATTAGATTAATATTGTAGACCTTGCACCCAGCTGACTCAGGCTGGGTGCTGCTTGTTTTAACAGCTAGTTTGGTTGCTGATGTTTTCGCGTGGTTATGGCAgtcaataaaatatattgtttATCGACCACCTCCTTGTCCTTATGTCTTTGCAGCAACACAATATTGATTGTGAACCGATTGATTAGAACAGAACGTTAAGGGGTTAAGGTTACTCTTGACACATTTATATTTGTACCTGTCTCACACTCTTCTGGTTGACAAGCTGGCACAAGGTTTGGGTCAAAGGGAGAGATTTCTTGTTGAGCTTCTGTGGGTGGGGCTGCAGTTTCGCAGCTCAGCATGCCCATCACATCCGATGATAAATTGGTCTCAGCTGAGAATGTAGGCGGATCTTCACATCCTGATATGGAATCACCAAACTGATGCTGACAATCAGTTATGGGCTCATCGGACTTAATGGGCTGATGTTGACACTCCGTTAAGGGGTCATCAGACTTCACAGGCTGACATATTAACATTCCCTCTGTGATTTCCAAAGGTGTGTCCTTGTAGCAGAAAACAAGATAACTTAAACAAGTCTTCTTTTTACCATAAGTCTgtgataaaaatgtttttacctcAAGAGCGCTCTGTGGGACACATGTCGGGGAATCCTGTTGCTCTTGTTTTGTCGTATCCTCTGGAGCAGCAGCAGGAGGAGAGTTGGGGAAGTCAATCACATCCCCTACTTCATCCACGGTCACAAATTCACTCATGTTAAATGGAAAGGAATCAAAATCCCCATCCATACCCTAATTGCACGACAGGACATATTTTGTTACAGTGTGGATAAGGAAAAGAAGAATGTATACTTTGTGTACTATCTCACCATTTCAGGTGGCTTAGCATCTGATTTTCTTGAAGTTGCCGGCTTATCGAAGGAGGAGGTCTTATGTGTCTCCGACCTGTAAGATGATCTAAGTTCTAAGGACCTATCATCACGATCCCTCTTTCTATCCCTCCTTTCTCTTTCACGCCTATGTCTCATAATTCTTTCCTCCCGCTCGTTCTCCCATTTGGCCCTGCGCTCCTTCTCCCAGAGTCTCCTCTCCTTCtctcgtctctctctctcttttgcttCCTTCTCCCTTCTGGCCTCTCTTTCAATTCTCACCCTGTCTTGTGTCCTTAAAGCCGGCTCTATGTGGCTCTTTACTGACTCGTTTGTTACATCAACTGCTCTTTTTCTCCTCGTCTCTTTTGTTTCATCATCCGCCTTTTCCCTCTCGGACTCCAGATGTGTCTGATCTCCATCTGCAGAAATTGCCATTTTATTTGAAAGGCCGCCAGTTCTTTTTCCGGTGTCTTTCGCCTTTTGAGCATCCTTGAGAAAAAGATCACATGATCATAAACTCTTTAATACGGTGATTGTTCATGACACTGacactaatatttatatattttaccttGGTTAACTCTGCTATGGCCATATCTGTAGATATCTCTTCTCCGAGCTTAGTTTCATTTATGGTTGTCTGCATGACCGTTTTAATAGTTGTCACCGTTTTGTCCGCCTTCATGTCGGTTTCAATAGTGGACATATTAGTATCAATAACGGTCATCtccgtgtctgtcttcatgtctGTTTCAATATCAGACATCTTCTTGTCAGTGTTCATGTCTGTTTCAACATCAGACATCTTCTTCTCAGTCTTTATGTCTGTTTCAATAGTGGGCCTGTGTGTATCAATAACGAACATTTCCTTGTCCGTCTTCAAGTCTATTTTGATAGCAGACATATCTTTGTCGGTCTTCGTGTCTGTTTCAGTAGCGGACATCTCCTTGTCTGTCTTTGTGTCTGTTTTAATAGCGGACATCTCCTTGTCTGTCTTCGTGTATGTTTCAATAGCGGACATCTCATTGTCTGTCTTCATGTCTGCTTCAATAGCGGACATCTCCTTGTCTGTCTTTGTGTCTGTTTTAATAGTGGACATGTCTTTGTCCATCCTTATGTCTGTTTCAATAGCGGACATGTCCTTGTCCGTCCTCGTGTCTGTTTCAATAGCGGACATGTCCTTGTCCGTCCTTGTGTCTGTTTCAATAGCGGACGTGTCCATTTCCGTCTTTGTGTCTGTTTTAATAGCGGACATCTCCTTGTCTGTCTTCGTGTCTGCTTCAATAGCGGACATCTCCTTGTCTGTCTTCGTGTCTGTTTCAATAGCGGACATCTCCTTGTCTGTCTTCGTGTCTGTTTCAATAGCGGACATCTCCTTGTCTGTCTTCGTGTCTGTTTCAATAACGGACATGTCCTTGTCCGTCCTCGTGTCTGTTTCAATAGCGGACATGTCCTTGTCCATCTTCATGTCTGTTTCAATAGCGGACGTGTCCATTTCCGTCTTTGTGTCTGTTTCAATAGCGGACATGTCCTTGTCCGTCCTCGTGTCTGTTTCAATAGCGGACATGTCCTTGTCCGTCTTCATGTCTGTTTCAATAGCGGACATGTCCTTGTCCGTCTTCATGTCTGTTTCAATAGCGGACGTGTCCATTTCCGTCTTTGTGTCTGTTTTAATAGCGGATATGTCCTTGTCCGTCTTCATGTCTGTTTCAATAGACATCTCCTTGACGGTCTTCATGTATGTTTCAATAGTGGGGATCTCCTTGTCTGTTTCAAGAGCTGACATTTTCTTGTTCGTCTTCATGTCTGCTTCAACTGACAATTCCTTGTTGGTCTTCATGTCTGCTTGAATAGCTGGTATGTTTACCTTGTTGGTCTTTGACAGTCTGTCTGCCTCATATGCAGAATAAGGCACTTGGTCTGTATTTGTGACAATTTTGCTTCCATTCTTTGCCATCTCTTCATCTTCACTGACCACCTTCTCAGGGCTGTTTAACATCTCTGGCCCTTGTTTATTCTTTTTCAGAGAATAGTTTTCTTCATTTCCTTTTGCCTCTTGGTTGTTTGCACCTGATTTGCAGTCATCACGTTCAAGAATATCCTACAATAGTAAACATGTTCACAGTGTCAAAGCAAACATGTCCTTAATACATTCATGCACTTTgatgaaaaacatttttcataAAACTTTAGTAACAATTTACTGAAGTTGCACTTAACATCAGTAAAATGTAAGTGTCATTTACACATAGTTACTTTCTGCTTTAAAGAACTACAGGTGTGCATTTAATtgttttagggcaggggtgttcaaactttttccaccaagggctgcATACAGAAAAAATGAAGGACGAGGGGTGTCACTTTtatacattaaagatgctaaaaccaggCCAAAGCAGGTCAATATGTGCTAAGCTATCTGAATAAAACAGACACATCTCAGCTTGGTGTTCTCTGTGACAAAGAAAAATTGGTGTAATATCCATAACTGATCTCATCAATAAAggaatgtattttgtttttggaatatgttgaaggtcaATTAAAAAAATCTGCAGACTGAAAGATACTTTCTTGTGGCACTTTAGACAAATGTTTTAAGGCTTTACTTTAATGTTGCTTATTTTTAACATGAGAACTTCACACCACATTTTGTAGACGACACCAACACTTTGAGTGTCAACAAATAGTGCATACCTTAGGTGAATGCAGGTTTGGAGAACAGATTTGAGTCCGTGTGCTAGCTTTGGGGTCCGGCTTGCGCGAAAATAACAGATGGTTGCTCTGGATAACGCATGGGAATCTCTGGAAACGTTTGTAGACAGACAACGCCATAGGTGCAGTTGTCATTTCGCAAATAACCTAAGTGgagataatacaaaaataaaaatgttcacagcatgTGCAGTACTTGCCATATTCATGACTGAGATGATGACAACACAGTGACAAGAACAGATATTTGGATGTGTGCCTTTCTTACCATATTCTTGAGTTCCAGACTTTTGACAACTGTGCCAAAACGCTCAACCAGTTGCTTTACATCTGAGGAGCTTGTCGATGTGTTAGGAACATTACTGATCACCAAGAGACTGTTCCAGCCAACTGGAACTGAACTCTCCTGTTTGAGGCAAAACAAAGTTTCTATTTTCACACTTTAAATTTCCAGCACTAATAACCTGAAATATTGTAACCCAACATACAGTGGGTATGGAAATgattcagacccctttaaatttGTCACTCTTTCATTGCAGCtatttgctaaaataaaaaataaaaaaaaatcatttttatttctcagcaccccatcttggcagaaaaaaagctgaaatttggaactttttgcaaatgtattaacgtaaaactgaaatataaggtcataagtattcagacccttttcTCAGTATTGAGTAGAAGCACCCTTTTGAGCTCATACAGTCATGAGTCTTCTTGGGAATGATGCAACAAGTTTTTCACACCAAGGTTTGGGGATCCTCTGCCATTCTACCTTGCAGATCCTCTCCAGTTCTGTCAGGTTAGATGGTGAATGTTTGTGGACCGCCACTTTCAGGCTGGACCAGTCAAGAATGGTAACATATTTGTTCCGAAGCCACTCCTTTGTTATTTTAGCTGTGTGCTTGTTGGAGGGGGAACCTTCGGCCCAGTCGAAGGTCCTGAGCGGTTTGGAAGAGGTTTTCTTCCAGGATATCTCTGTACTTGGCCTCGTTCATATTTCCTTCAATTGCAACCAGTCGTCCTGTCTCTGCAGCTAAAAAACCCCACCATAGCATGACGGTGCCACCACCATGTTTCATTGTTGGGATTGTAATTGGGTAggtgatgagcagtgcctggtATTCTCCACACATACCGCTTAGAATTAATGCCAAAAAGTTCAATCATGGTCTCATCAGACCAAAGAATCATATTTCTCATAGTCTGGGAGTCCTTTTGTGTTTTTGGCAAACTCAGTGCGGGGTTTCATATGTCTTGCGCTGAGGAGAGGCTTCCGTCGGGCCATCTCGCCATAAAGCCCCGATTGGTGGAGGGCTGCAGTGATAGTAGACTTTGTGGAACTTTCTCCTCTCTACCTACTGCATCTCTGGAGCTCAGTCACAGTGATCTTTGGGTTCTTCTTTACCTCTATCACTAAGGCTCTTTTCCCACAATTGGTCAGTTTGGCTGTACGGCGAGGTCTAGGAAAACTTCTTCCATTCAAGGATTATGGAGGCCACGGTGCTATTAGGAACCTTGAGTGCTGCAGAAATTATTATGTAACCTTGGCCAGATCGGTGCCTTACCACAAATCTGTCTCTGAGCTCCTTGGGCAGTTCCATGATTATCATTTGCTATGATATGCACTGTAAGGTattatacagacaggtgtgtgtcTTTCCTAATCAAGTCCAATCAGTCCAATCAAACACAGCTGTACTCCAATGAAGGAGCAGAACCATCTTAAGTAAGATCAAAAGAAATTGACAGCATGTGAGTTAAATATGAGTGTCACAGCAAAGGTTCTGCTTATAACCATGTGatatttcagtttttcttttttaataaaaatttgtaaacatttctacatttctttttttttagtcaaGATGGAGTGCTGGGTGTAcattaatgataaataaaattacaatttttgatttagcaaatggctgcaatgaaacggAGTAAAAGATTtaaaagggtctgaatactttgttgccatctcatcacagggccaacacagatagacagacgacattcacactcacattcacacactagggtcaatttagtgttgccaatctacctatccccaggtgcatgtctttgaaggtgggaagaagccagaggacccggagagaacccacacagtcacgtggagaacatgcaaactccacacagaaagacccaggggatcgaatccaggacctttgtattgtgatgcACACGCATTAACCCCTGTGACACCGTGCTGCCATAATAAAAAACTGtgtgacttttaaaaaaaacatcagtgtGTACAAGATTTGCATTCTTAATTCTAAGCGAGAAACTTGTGGTTTACATTTTTTCATTAGGGTTCTGCAGCCCTACTGGCAATCTATGCAAATGCTACAgtgttgagaaaaaaaaacaaattctaagaaggttttttttgtgtgtcacaAACACTAACAATGTGGGAGAGATCATAGTCAAGTTGCAATGTATATTACTGCGAGAACAGTGCACCACTAGAGGCAACCATTACAGTCCTGGGGCCTCATCAATAAAGCTTGCGTATGCAAAGCAAAGTACCAAaggaccaatgattgtcacacacacactaggtgtggcgaaattattctctgcatttgacccatcacccttgatcaccccctgggaggtgaggggagcagtgggcagcagcggtggctgcgcccgggtataatttttggtgatt is part of the Entelurus aequoreus isolate RoL-2023_Sb linkage group LG22, RoL_Eaeq_v1.1, whole genome shotgun sequence genome and encodes:
- the LOC133639849 gene encoding zinc finger protein 638-like codes for the protein MYHHRSQSQDQQSFPSVSRLGQNQQTHLQHNSPASNMHGFPFPRRTQLPDELESALSIRGARDTDHRLSDHTNQQSQHQGKRQVSIVSQHGGYSSSPIAHSSDNQANQQRADWSSFQPPNKLFASPTSGGSHHSHHPGPHQQSQSNQTGTTIPSWTSGNMSSSQVQRLCRVGAQGQGLYTPENAGSILASFGLSNDDLEVLSHYPDDQLTPDTLPFILRDIQINKSDNQNTVAPNIHDKLLLPTTSSQLKGSSSPEVPSLLTVTKTAGQVIDYGHASRVKDSTTTKTFKREKLSSARKVQMYPSSSSTSTSKVEKVEKRQVRLVHVESSRHGDRDYRRTSSDHHKRSRSRSSDGPPSKSRIADKDYRHNGSKPRFSAEPKNELPSRHSSSSSSGTASQDTSKKLPTSALISDFSGTCPKVFPHSCTLCHIECDHEKDWFDHVNTVNHTAACRDLRNKYPEWKLDRKSPTHSASGLEPPSHKPGWSYSHNDRYHYFAGGGSSQSGLKRPYNDLNKQSDTSLKFSNSKADHGRSHFSANTDKKATRPGNKTTKTAPTKADEHSTKPPPAKKKNTSTSALSDSIEERLVYLTGIPKQTTEQEVTKLVASFGKINNVILIPCFEKESDTLKASVCMEKAADAQALANSANIKIGDQLITASVAKKSEPGQSPVCSNSKPISSLDKVADRKDLTVDANQNILAKKGLVLITGLPGCDCSESDIIELIQPFGHPTDIILASSVRKVLVSLPDVATAQEVVKVHSSTPAKMKDCELKMVNIKQHIGIDTPVALYNLLMESLDPLESSVPVGWNSLLVISNVPNTSTSSSDVKQLVERFGTVVKSLELKNMVICEMTTAPMALSVYKRFQRFPCVIQSNHLLFSRKPDPKASTRTQICSPNLHSPKDILERDDCKSGANNQEAKGNEENYSLKKNKQGPEMLNSPEKVVSEDEEMAKNGSKIVTNTDQVPYSAYEADRLSKTNKVNIPAIQADMKTNKELSVEADMKTNKKMSALETDKEIPTIETYMKTVKEMSIETDMKTDKDISAIKTDTKTEMDTSAIETDMKTDKDMSAIETDMKTDKDMSAIETDTRTDKDMSAIETDTKTEMDTSAIETDMKMDKDMSAIETDTRTDKDMSVIETDTKTDKEMSAIETDTKTDKEMSAIETDTKTDKEMSAIEADTKTDKEMSAIKTDTKTEMDTSAIETDTRTDKDMSAIETDTRTDKDMSAIETDIRMDKDMSTIKTDTKTDKEMSAIEADMKTDNEMSAIETYTKTDKEMSAIKTDTKTDKEMSATETDTKTDKDMSAIKIDLKTDKEMFVIDTHRPTIETDIKTEKKMSDVETDMNTDKKMSDIETDMKTDTEMTVIDTNMSTIETDMKADKTVTTIKTVMQTTINETKLGEEISTDMAIAELTKDAQKAKDTGKRTGGLSNKMAISADGDQTHLESEREKADDETKETRRKRAVDVTNESVKSHIEPALRTQDRVRIEREARREKEAKERERREKERRLWEKERRAKWENEREERIMRHRRERERRDRKRDRDDRSLELRSSYRSETHKTSSFDKPATSRKSDAKPPEMGMDGDFDSFPFNMSEFVTVDEVGDVIDFPNSPPAAAPEDTTKQEQQDSPTCVPQSALEDTPLEITEGMLICQPVKSDDPLTECQHQPIKSDEPITDCQHQFGDSISGCEDPPTFSAETNLSSDVMGMLSCETAAPPTEAQQEISPFDPNLVPACQPEECETDGPTTEMGMTAEIKAAEGKEDKTATLDSSPGKESVTMMLNKEEEKMQKTEDKETSIPSQEPVKHEVSENPTITEKKSDIETPTTTDNALHFDPSNPVGMEFLMPKTGFFCKVCNRFFSGNKDAQITHCKTFKHFENLQKHLERNKKVDATSS